DNA sequence from the Raphanus sativus cultivar WK10039 unplaced genomic scaffold, ASM80110v3 Scaffold2693, whole genome shotgun sequence genome:
TGTATTAATTTGAGTCTTTGTATTTTCTCTGATCGTATTCTTCTTGACATATGAAGATGAAATTGAGATTGAGGATAATCATCATCATTCTCAACAACAAGAATAGCAGCCGAAAGAACAAGTTCAAAGGTAACCTAAAGCAGATGCTGCAAGTAATAATGAGAAGACCCTTGTGACCAATGAAGAGAGACATGAGACAAAAGTGGCATCACATTTGACCAGACCAAGACGAAATACGGGCTTGCTTTGTCCAAGATAAGCTTCTCTGTGGCGTTCGAGATGGCAAAATATACTAGGAGATAGAATTAGATTCATGGAAACAAATGATACCATCGCATAAAAGGGTAGAGACGAAAATCAAGCTAAATCCAAAGTTGTGCATAACAAGTTGTAGTAGATAGTACGAATAATCCCAGTTAACATAAAAGGGGAAGAAAACAAAGCAATAGTGAAACTGTTCTTCTCCCTAAAAACTAGCAGCTAAAAACAATACAACAGAAGATACTCCATAAGACAAATCGATGATACATCTTCtaatcatcatcttcctcctacaaaaaaaaaaaaaagaagtatgtGTTACACACTAGCAAATAGCAACAATTAAAAAAGGCAACATAACAGACAATTTTTTCAAGCATAAGTAACAAACCTCTTCACTTGCGCCTTCGTTGACTTCAGACTTGGACTTGTCAGAGTCATCATCTCCAGCTGTGCTAGTTCCATTAGcctgtaagaaaaaaaagaaacatacatcagaaaatgacaaaaagagGTCAACAAGAAAAAGTAAGCAgcgacaaaaagaagaagaagaatgtaaATGAATTACCAATTTCATGTTGTATTTTTGCATAGTCTTGGTATATTCACTCTTTTTAGTCTCTGCCTTGGCTACGAAAGGAGCTTTGTCCTGTTTCATTGAAAAAATGAGTAACAGATCTAAggattaaaattcaaaaaaaaacaaaacaaaacaaaacaagactCACTTCATCAGTCATGGATTTCCATTTAGCTCCAGCAGCTTTACCAACCTAAAATGtttacaaaatattcaaaacaacTAAGAACCTATATGGTAGAGAGATTGTAGATCCCAGATTAGTACTACTACTTACAGCTCCGACGGATTTGTTGTCAGGGTTAGCTAGATTGAACTCCTTACGGAATCCCTccctgaataaaaaaaaaaataaattagcaacactaactaactaactactAATCTCCCTAATCAATTGGAGACTTACAGGAAGACGAAGAAAGCACTAGGAGGCCTCTTAGGCTTGTTAGGATCCTTGGCGGCTTTCTTTCCAGCTTTCTTACCTCTCGTCTTCAATCTGAGTGACAGACCAATCCAAtccaatcaaatcaaaattaaacgaaacaaaaaaaaatcaaagtgaATCTCAGATGTGATTAAAGAGAGAGATACCTGTCATCAGTGCCCTTCGCTTGAGCTTTGGTTTCACCACCTTTCATCTCCGAGAGATCTGCCAACA
Encoded proteins:
- the LOC130505916 gene encoding high mobility group B protein 4-like — its product is MKGGETKAQAKGTDDRLKTRGKKAGKKAAKDPNKPKRPPSAFFVFLEGFRKEFNLANPDNKSVGAVGKAAGAKWKSMTDEDKAPFVAKAETKKSEYTKTMQKYNMKLANGTSTAGDDDSDKSKSEVNEGASEEEEDDD